Proteins encoded in a region of the Vicia villosa cultivar HV-30 ecotype Madison, WI linkage group LG5, Vvil1.0, whole genome shotgun sequence genome:
- the LOC131606963 gene encoding proteasome subunit beta type-4-like: MDSVTESQRTQTPYVTGSSVIAIKYKDGILMAADMGGSYGSTLRYKSVERLKTVGKHSIIGASGEISDFQEIQRYLNELILNDNMWDDANSLGPKEVHNYLTRVMYNRRNKFDPLLNSLVLGGVKNGRKYLGVVNNIGISFEDNQITTGLGNHLAMPELRKEWHENLSFEEGVKLLEKCMRTLLYRDRSAVNKIQMARMTEEGVTMFPPYSLTTYWELSAFKNPTAGAEGSW; encoded by the exons ATGGACTCTGTAACAGAATCTCAACGAACTCA GACCCCGTATGTGACTGGATCATCTGTGATTGCAATCAAATACAAAGATGGGATTCTCATGGCTGCTGATATGGGAG GTTCCTATGGGTCTACCCTGCGATACAAGAGTGTTGAGCGGTTGAAGACTGTTGGGAAACATTCCATTATTGGTGCCAGTGGAGAAATAAGTGATTTTCAAGAGATTCAACGTTACCTCAACGAGCTTAT TCTCAATGACAATATGTGGGATGATGCGAATTCTCTAGGGCCTAAGGAGGTGCACAACTATTTAACTCGGGTGATGTATAATAGGCGTAACAAGTTCGACCCTTTGTTGAACTCCCTTGTACTCGGTGGTGTGAAGAATGGTCGAAAGTACCTTGGCGTG GTGAACAACATTGGAATTAGTTTTGAAGATAATCAGATAACTACTGGGCTAGGAAATCATCTTGCTATGCCCGAGCTCCGTAAAGAGTGGCATGAAAATTTGAGCTTTGAGGAAGGTGTCAAGTTACTGGAAAAATGCATGCGTACGCTTTTATATCGCGATAGGTCCGCTGTCAACAAAATACAG ATGGCTAGAATGACTGAAGAAGGTGTAACTATGTTCCCACCATACTCATTAACAACATACTGGGAACTCTCTGCTTTCAAAAATCCCACAGCCGGCGCCGAAGGTTCGTGGTAA